A region from the Sandaracinus amylolyticus genome encodes:
- a CDS encoding epoxide hydrolase family protein translates to MRDTQRVGEPRKKGPPSGAGERAIRPFRVSVPDAELTELKRRIDATRWPERETVSDASQGVQLATIQKLARYWATDYDWRKCESKLNALPQFITEIDGLDIHFIHVRSKHENALPIIVTHGWPGSIVEQLKIIDPLTNPTAHGGSAADAFDVVIPSMPGYGFSGKPTTTGWDPAHIARAWVVLMKRLGYTRFVAQGGDWGALVTDMMGEQAAPELLAIHTNMPGAVPPEIAKALKDGAPPPSSLAADERRAYEQLAFFYTQIGYAILMGTRPQTLTALADSPVGLAAFMIDHDARSYELIARAFDGRPGGLSRDDVLDNVTLFWLTNTAISAARLYWENELAFFDAKKVSIPTAVSAFPDELFQAPRSWAERAYPKLIHYNRLDEGGHFAAWEQPQALTRELRTAFRSLR, encoded by the coding sequence ATGAGAGACACGCAGAGGGTCGGAGAGCCGCGGAAGAAAGGACCTCCGAGCGGAGCCGGCGAGCGCGCGATCCGGCCGTTCCGAGTGAGCGTCCCGGACGCGGAGCTCACGGAGCTGAAGCGGCGCATCGACGCGACGAGATGGCCCGAGCGGGAGACCGTCTCGGATGCGTCCCAAGGCGTGCAGCTCGCGACGATCCAGAAGCTCGCGCGGTATTGGGCGACCGATTACGACTGGCGCAAGTGCGAGTCGAAGCTGAACGCACTGCCGCAATTCATCACCGAGATCGACGGCCTCGACATCCACTTCATCCACGTGCGCTCGAAGCACGAGAACGCGCTCCCGATCATCGTCACGCACGGCTGGCCGGGATCGATCGTCGAGCAGCTGAAGATCATCGATCCGCTCACGAATCCGACCGCTCATGGCGGGAGTGCGGCGGACGCGTTCGACGTCGTGATTCCGTCGATGCCGGGATATGGGTTCTCGGGCAAGCCGACCACCACTGGATGGGATCCGGCGCACATCGCGCGCGCGTGGGTCGTGCTGATGAAGCGCCTCGGGTATACGCGCTTCGTGGCGCAAGGCGGCGACTGGGGCGCGCTCGTGACCGACATGATGGGTGAGCAAGCCGCGCCCGAGCTCCTCGCGATCCACACCAACATGCCCGGCGCGGTCCCGCCCGAGATCGCGAAGGCGCTGAAGGACGGCGCGCCGCCTCCGTCGAGCCTCGCGGCCGACGAGCGGCGCGCGTACGAGCAGCTCGCCTTCTTCTACACGCAGATCGGCTACGCGATCCTGATGGGGACGCGCCCGCAGACCCTGACTGCCCTGGCGGACTCTCCCGTGGGTCTCGCGGCGTTCATGATCGATCACGACGCGCGCAGCTACGAGCTGATCGCACGCGCGTTCGACGGACGGCCCGGAGGGCTCTCGCGCGACGACGTGCTCGACAACGTCACGTTGTTCTGGCTGACGAACACCGCGATCTCGGCGGCGCGTCTGTACTGGGAGAACGAGCTCGCGTTCTTCGACGCGAAGAAGGTCTCGATCCCCACCGCCGTGAGCGCGTTTCCCGACGAGCTCTTCCAAGCGCCGAGGAGCTGGGCGGAGCGCGCGTATCCCAAGCTGATCCACTACAACCGGCTCGACGAAGGCGGGCACTTCGCAGCGTGGGAGCAGCCCCAGGCGCTCACGCGGGAGCTGCGCACCGCGTTCCGGTCGCTTCGCTGA
- a CDS encoding GlxA family transcriptional regulator, with translation MSGKTSFDGFTPSRRTRPIGRRVVVVVFDGVVLGDLAIPCEVFGRARDRSGTPAYDVRVCAETRRVHAEHLTLEVPHRLTALRRADVVVVPGLDRLERRVPDATLRAIGAAAKRGVRVASICTGAFVLAATGALDGRAATTHWLAADELARRHPSVRVDPRVLYVDVGTVLTSAGAAAAFDLCLHLVRRDLGAEAAAETARACVMPLERAGGQAQFIAHPPAPREWPFAALLAWVEQHLTRDLSVCVLARRAAMSERNFSRRFRKELGTTPATWVARARVRRAQRLLETTDWSIDRVAAEAGFGSATVLRETFARLVGTSPRAHRRSFGAPA, from the coding sequence ATGTCCGGAAAGACATCGTTCGACGGATTCACGCCATCGCGCCGCACGCGCCCGATCGGGCGTCGCGTCGTGGTCGTCGTGTTCGACGGTGTCGTCCTCGGTGACCTCGCGATCCCGTGCGAGGTGTTCGGGCGAGCGCGCGACCGCAGCGGCACGCCCGCGTACGACGTGCGCGTCTGCGCGGAGACGCGGAGGGTCCATGCCGAGCACCTGACGCTCGAGGTGCCCCACCGGCTCACGGCGCTGCGTCGCGCCGACGTGGTCGTCGTGCCCGGGCTCGATCGCCTCGAACGTCGCGTGCCCGATGCCACGCTGCGCGCGATCGGCGCCGCGGCGAAGCGCGGCGTGCGCGTCGCCTCGATCTGCACCGGCGCGTTCGTCCTCGCCGCGACGGGCGCGCTCGATGGTCGCGCTGCGACGACGCACTGGCTGGCCGCGGACGAGCTCGCGCGACGGCATCCGAGCGTGCGGGTCGATCCGCGCGTGCTCTACGTCGACGTGGGCACGGTGCTCACGTCGGCGGGGGCCGCGGCGGCGTTCGATCTGTGCCTCCACCTCGTTCGCCGCGACCTCGGCGCCGAGGCCGCTGCGGAGACCGCGCGCGCGTGCGTGATGCCGCTCGAGCGTGCGGGCGGACAAGCGCAGTTCATCGCGCACCCGCCCGCGCCGCGGGAGTGGCCGTTCGCCGCGCTGCTCGCGTGGGTCGAGCAGCACCTCACGCGCGATCTGTCGGTGTGCGTGCTCGCGCGGAGAGCGGCGATGAGCGAGCGCAACTTCTCTCGTCGCTTCCGGAAGGAGCTCGGGACCACGCCGGCCACGTGGGTCGCACGAGCCCGCGTGCGTCGCGCGCAGCGCCTGCTCGAGACGACGGATTGGTCGATCGATCGCGTCGCGGCCGAAGCCGGGTTCGGAAGCGCGACCGTGCTGCGCGAGACCTTCGCTCGCCTCGTCGGCACGAGCCCGCGCGCGCACCGGCGCTCGTTCGGCGCGCCCGCCTGA
- a CDS encoding DUF6010 family protein: MHRPFPSDALDYVGPAIGALVFVLVMSRVREPARREFNAVLVGGAMGVYLSGGLGVWELPFAAIGSVVAYRGLRSHRAIAVAWWMHSAWDLVHHLYGNPIWPFMETSSFGCLIFDAIIGLWFFAGAPSLPRITSTRAA; this comes from the coding sequence ATGCACCGGCCCTTTCCATCCGATGCGCTCGACTACGTCGGCCCGGCGATCGGCGCGCTCGTGTTCGTGCTCGTGATGTCGCGCGTCCGCGAGCCGGCGCGCCGCGAATTCAACGCGGTGCTCGTGGGCGGGGCGATGGGCGTGTACCTGAGCGGCGGGCTCGGGGTCTGGGAGCTGCCGTTCGCCGCGATCGGCAGCGTCGTCGCGTATCGCGGTCTGCGCTCCCATCGTGCGATCGCCGTCGCGTGGTGGATGCACTCGGCGTGGGACCTCGTGCATCACCTCTACGGCAACCCGATCTGGCCGTTCATGGAGACCTCGTCGTTCGGCTGCCTGATCTTCGACGCGATCATCGGGCTCTGGTTCTTCGCGGGCGCGCCGTCGCTTCCGCGGATCACGAGCACTCGGGCCGCGTGA
- a CDS encoding glutamine--tRNA ligase/YqeY domain fusion protein yields MSSEPTPTTARRAHDFIRDIIDEDLRAGRHTRIATRFPPEPNGYLHIGHAKSICLNFGVAREYGGTCNLRYDDTNPEKEDIEYVRSIEADVRWLGFAPTGVYFSADYFPKMYELAERLVREGNAYVCDLDEEQIRVYRGSLSEPGKPSPYRDRSVEENLDLLRRMKAGEFPDGARTLRAKIDMASPNMKLRDPLLYRIRHAEHHRTGDAWCIYPMYDYAHPLEDAIEGITHSICTLEFENNRAVYDWVLEHTGPWTPRPRQYEFARLALDYTVMSKRKLLTLVERGHVSGWDDPRMPTIAGMRRRGFSPEALRAFAEMIGVAKANSTVDIGKLEYCVRQDLNQSAPRVLGVLHPIEVELVGATPMTSEAPFFPPDVGKPGSRPLALGSRIYVDRDDWRDEPPADYQRLAPGRTVRLRYGLCITADAVVERDAQGNVTKLRAIAHPETVGGGNPADGRKVSGVVHWVDAETSVPAEVRLYDRLFKSAKPEEGGADFLEQLDPASLVVVRGARVEKSLASAEVGSRWQLERVGYFAVDSDTKPGALVLNRIVTLRDSYAEKTKTPERADKKDLEPKENAKAKTRPKTRSPKEYRAEARARDPQLQSAHDAMIAMGLGADAADLLSGDRATADLFVATTKLGAAPDVTAKWMINELPRALGGKELGEVSLDAPRFAAFLAKLAGNALTGSAAKQALADMIATGKSVDDVVRESAAPAWSAEQIAAEADRLIAANADKAAQVKAGKVGLLGFFVGQMVKAAPGADPKEVNRVLRERLGIA; encoded by the coding sequence ATGTCTTCCGAACCCACGCCCACCACCGCGCGGCGCGCGCACGACTTCATCCGCGACATCATCGACGAGGACCTGCGCGCGGGGCGCCACACCCGCATCGCGACGCGGTTCCCGCCCGAGCCGAACGGCTACCTGCACATCGGACATGCGAAGTCGATCTGCCTGAACTTCGGGGTCGCGCGCGAGTACGGAGGAACGTGCAACCTCCGCTACGACGACACGAACCCGGAGAAGGAAGACATCGAGTACGTGCGCTCGATCGAAGCGGACGTGCGGTGGCTCGGGTTCGCGCCGACGGGCGTGTACTTCTCGGCCGACTACTTCCCGAAGATGTACGAGCTCGCCGAGCGCCTCGTGCGCGAAGGGAACGCGTACGTCTGCGATCTCGACGAGGAGCAGATCCGCGTCTACCGCGGATCGCTCAGCGAGCCCGGCAAGCCGAGCCCGTACCGCGATCGCTCGGTCGAGGAGAACCTCGATCTGCTGCGGCGCATGAAGGCGGGCGAGTTCCCCGACGGCGCGCGCACGCTGCGCGCGAAGATCGACATGGCGTCGCCCAACATGAAGCTGCGCGACCCGCTGCTCTATCGGATCCGCCACGCCGAGCACCACCGCACCGGCGACGCGTGGTGCATCTATCCGATGTACGACTACGCGCATCCGCTCGAGGACGCGATCGAGGGCATCACGCACTCGATCTGCACGCTCGAGTTCGAGAACAACCGCGCGGTCTACGACTGGGTGCTCGAGCACACCGGACCGTGGACGCCGCGGCCGCGCCAGTACGAGTTCGCGCGCCTCGCGCTCGACTACACGGTGATGAGCAAGCGCAAGCTGCTCACGCTCGTCGAGCGCGGTCACGTGAGCGGATGGGACGACCCGCGCATGCCGACGATCGCGGGGATGCGCCGCCGCGGCTTCAGCCCCGAGGCGCTGCGTGCGTTCGCGGAGATGATCGGCGTCGCGAAGGCGAACTCGACGGTCGACATCGGCAAGCTCGAGTACTGCGTCCGCCAGGACCTCAACCAGAGCGCGCCGCGCGTGCTCGGCGTGCTGCACCCGATCGAGGTCGAGCTCGTCGGGGCGACCCCGATGACGAGCGAGGCGCCGTTCTTCCCGCCCGACGTGGGCAAGCCGGGCTCGCGCCCGCTCGCGCTCGGATCGCGCATCTACGTCGATCGCGACGACTGGCGCGACGAGCCGCCGGCCGACTACCAGCGCCTCGCGCCGGGTCGCACGGTGCGTCTGCGCTACGGCCTCTGCATCACCGCGGACGCGGTGGTCGAGCGCGACGCGCAGGGCAACGTGACGAAGCTGCGCGCGATCGCGCATCCCGAGACCGTCGGCGGCGGCAACCCGGCCGATGGCCGCAAGGTCTCGGGCGTCGTGCACTGGGTCGACGCGGAGACGAGCGTGCCCGCGGAGGTGCGCCTCTACGATCGACTGTTCAAGAGCGCGAAGCCCGAGGAGGGCGGTGCGGACTTCCTCGAGCAGCTCGATCCCGCGTCGCTCGTGGTGGTGCGCGGCGCGCGCGTCGAGAAGAGCCTCGCGTCGGCCGAGGTCGGCTCGCGATGGCAGCTCGAGCGCGTCGGATACTTCGCCGTCGACTCCGACACGAAGCCGGGCGCGCTCGTGCTGAACCGGATCGTCACGCTGCGCGACTCGTACGCGGAGAAGACGAAGACGCCGGAGCGCGCGGACAAGAAGGACCTCGAGCCGAAGGAGAACGCGAAGGCGAAGACGCGCCCGAAGACTCGCTCGCCGAAGGAGTACCGCGCGGAGGCGCGCGCACGCGATCCGCAGCTGCAGTCGGCGCACGACGCGATGATCGCGATGGGCCTCGGCGCGGACGCGGCGGATCTGCTGAGCGGTGATCGCGCGACGGCCGATCTCTTCGTCGCGACGACGAAGCTCGGCGCGGCGCCCGACGTGACCGCGAAGTGGATGATCAACGAGCTCCCGCGCGCGCTCGGCGGCAAGGAGCTCGGCGAGGTCTCGCTCGATGCGCCGCGCTTCGCAGCGTTCCTCGCGAAGCTCGCGGGCAACGCGCTCACGGGATCGGCGGCGAAGCAGGCGCTCGCGGACATGATCGCGACCGGCAAGAGCGTCGACGACGTCGTGCGCGAGAGCGCGGCGCCGGCGTGGAGCGCGGAGCAGATCGCGGCCGAGGCCGATCGCCTGATCGCCGCGAACGCCGACAAGGCCGCGCAGGTGAAGGCGGGCAAGGTCGGTCTGCTCGGGTTCTTCGTCGGACAGATGGTGAAGGCCGCGCCGGGCGCGGATCCCAAGGAAGTGAACCGCGTCCTGCGCGAGCGCCTCGGCATCGCGTGA
- a CDS encoding TolC family protein, protein MARALTLEEALARARERAPDLIASRAELAEARGEVTSAAVPLRTNPLIEAQGGPRYTTDGEWIVQLSVGIEQVFELSDARGARIDAARARVASAEAALADVARVLTAEVASRYLAALAARDRAALAESGLELLDTMREVAQRRVDAGDASIVDVRRIELARAAALSERDDARAELRREIGALRLLLGIPAADALDVEGDLASIAVAWRASTESGERADVVAARAREREARARVRVAEALAVPELVAGLAYQLEEHDHMGLLTLGFTLPVFDAGHGAREQAHARLDAARAELERRESTVAVQIATAREAYDAAVDALAASVESARSAGEVEVLVARAWDAGELPLGEVLLARREVVEARTLLVTRARDAASARMTLEAAAGGAR, encoded by the coding sequence GTGGCTCGCGCGCTCACGCTCGAAGAGGCGCTCGCGCGGGCCCGGGAGCGCGCGCCGGATCTGATCGCGTCGCGCGCCGAGCTCGCCGAGGCGCGCGGCGAGGTCACGTCGGCGGCGGTGCCGCTCCGGACGAACCCGCTGATCGAGGCGCAGGGCGGGCCGCGCTACACGACCGACGGCGAGTGGATCGTGCAGCTCAGCGTCGGGATCGAGCAGGTGTTCGAGCTCTCCGACGCGCGCGGCGCGCGCATCGACGCGGCGCGCGCGAGGGTCGCGTCGGCCGAGGCGGCGCTCGCGGACGTCGCGCGGGTGCTGACGGCGGAGGTCGCGTCGCGATATCTCGCTGCGCTCGCGGCGCGGGATCGTGCGGCGCTCGCGGAGTCGGGCCTCGAGCTGCTCGACACGATGCGCGAGGTCGCGCAGCGCCGGGTGGACGCCGGAGACGCGTCGATCGTCGACGTGCGGAGGATCGAGCTCGCGCGCGCCGCGGCGCTGTCGGAGCGGGACGATGCGCGCGCGGAGCTGCGGCGCGAGATCGGGGCGCTCCGCCTGCTGCTCGGGATCCCCGCAGCCGACGCGCTCGACGTCGAGGGCGATCTCGCGTCCATCGCGGTGGCGTGGCGCGCGTCGACGGAGAGCGGCGAGCGTGCGGACGTCGTCGCGGCGCGCGCGAGAGAGCGCGAGGCGCGCGCGCGCGTCCGCGTCGCCGAAGCGCTCGCGGTGCCGGAGCTCGTCGCAGGGCTCGCGTATCAGCTCGAAGAGCACGATCACATGGGGCTGCTGACGCTCGGCTTCACGCTGCCGGTGTTCGACGCGGGGCACGGCGCGCGCGAGCAGGCGCACGCGCGGCTCGATGCTGCACGCGCCGAGCTCGAGCGACGCGAGTCGACGGTCGCGGTGCAGATCGCGACGGCGCGCGAGGCGTACGACGCGGCGGTCGATGCGCTCGCGGCGAGCGTGGAGTCGGCGCGATCGGCGGGCGAGGTGGAGGTGCTCGTCGCGCGCGCGTGGGACGCGGGCGAGCTGCCTCTCGGCGAGGTGCTCCTCGCGCGTCGTGAGGTGGTGGAGGCGCGAACGCTGCTCGTGACGAGAGCGCGAGACGCCGCGAGCGCGCGCATGACGCTCGAAGCGGCGGCGGGAGGTGCGCGATGA
- a CDS encoding efflux RND transporter periplasmic adaptor subunit translates to MTARAAVWLLCAASLGCGGGEAGERHEDEHEHEAHGDEHEADEGHGEAEEGVLVIDRSMLRDLRLTTSPVEARAGGEMVTALAELQTDPDRSTDVAPLLEARIERVLVNVGDRVEEGQPLAHVVSLGAAPLRADVSAASARVQLAESTLARRRALAEERIVPAREVQESEAELAQARAALAAASGAARGVRGGPRGQVVLTSPRAGIVLARDAIVGAVVEPGHVLFRVADISELWVVAHVFERDAVRIERGAPVRVSLAARPGAALDASVTRVGTQVDTRSRTLDIVTALSNADGTLRPGMAATASIAIGERDDRLLAVPSGALQRLAEGWVVFVPRGEGRFEAREVGRGRDFGGEVEIVSGLTEGESVVVDGAFLLKAEAERAQGGGDEHHHH, encoded by the coding sequence ATGACGGCGCGCGCGGCGGTGTGGCTGCTCTGTGCCGCGAGCCTCGGGTGCGGCGGCGGTGAGGCCGGCGAGCGCCACGAGGACGAGCACGAGCACGAGGCGCACGGCGACGAGCACGAGGCGGACGAAGGGCACGGCGAGGCCGAGGAGGGCGTGCTCGTGATCGATCGCAGCATGCTCCGCGATCTGCGCCTCACGACGTCGCCGGTGGAGGCGCGAGCGGGCGGCGAGATGGTCACCGCGCTCGCGGAGCTGCAGACGGATCCCGATCGCAGCACCGACGTCGCGCCGCTGCTCGAGGCGCGCATCGAGCGGGTGCTCGTGAACGTCGGGGATCGTGTCGAGGAAGGGCAGCCGCTCGCGCACGTCGTGAGCCTCGGCGCGGCGCCCCTTCGCGCCGACGTGTCCGCCGCGAGCGCGCGCGTGCAGCTCGCGGAGTCGACGCTCGCGCGGAGGCGGGCGCTCGCGGAAGAGCGGATCGTGCCCGCGCGCGAGGTGCAGGAGTCGGAGGCCGAGCTCGCGCAGGCGCGCGCGGCGTTGGCCGCCGCGAGCGGCGCGGCGCGTGGTGTGCGCGGAGGGCCGCGAGGTCAGGTGGTGCTCACGAGCCCGCGCGCGGGCATCGTGCTCGCGCGCGACGCGATCGTCGGCGCGGTCGTGGAGCCCGGTCACGTGCTCTTCCGCGTCGCCGACATCTCGGAGCTCTGGGTGGTCGCGCACGTGTTCGAGCGCGACGCGGTGCGCATCGAGCGCGGTGCGCCGGTGCGGGTGTCGCTCGCGGCGCGGCCCGGCGCCGCGCTCGACGCGTCGGTCACGCGGGTCGGCACGCAGGTCGACACGCGCTCGCGCACGCTCGACATCGTGACGGCGCTGAGCAACGCCGACGGGACGCTGCGGCCCGGGATGGCGGCGACCGCGTCGATCGCGATCGGCGAGCGCGACGACCGGCTGCTCGCGGTGCCGAGCGGCGCGCTGCAGCGGCTCGCCGAGGGGTGGGTCGTGTTCGTCCCGCGTGGCGAAGGACGCTTCGAGGCGCGCGAGGTCGGGCGCGGGCGCGACTTCGGCGGCGAGGTCGAGATCGTCTCGGGCCTCACCGAAGGCGAGAGCGTCGTCGTCGACGGCGCGTTCCTCCTCAAGGCCGAAGCCGAGCGCGCGCAGGGCGGCGGCGACGAGCACCACCACCACTGA
- a CDS encoding efflux RND transporter permease subunit, whose protein sequence is MLLTLAAAAIGAATFSDLPRDVFPDLSAPVFNIIVQNASMGPEELETAIAIPLENALAGLPGARRVRSSSQLGVAQVTVELEPDADYYLGRQLVAERVAQVASSLPPGSEPPLLSSLTGRLNEVMELTLEAAPGAADPMTLRDLAELEIRNRLLAVPGIAAVERLGGYLREVQVQLDPERMSARGVTLSEVQHAVETASANAAAGFVVQGSIEWSVRAVGRAERPEDLASTVVAMRGDVPVLLGDVAEVRDAPAIRRGLAHRLEGEVVSLRVVRQFGADTAEVSEGVHAALAELRPTLPEGVSLEVAYDQAELVDEALSGVGRAVLIGALLVVLVLFVLLGDARGAFVVTLTLPLSIAIAGLVLPWLGVGLNTMTLGGLAIAVGLLVDASIIVVENVMHRTEGLARGPELRARAIDAAAEVARPIAFATLIVVAVFLPLFAMQGIEGRMYAPLAAAVIASLGASLALALTFTPVLASIVLRPSASAGSEVGVVRALRRAYEPLLAWAMRHAWLVRITALLVTVPAVVIAMRIGGDLMPRLDEGALLIQTVLPTEASLEEVDLLNHRVEDALREFPEVDDVVRRTGRSERTEDPMPHTISDVLVVLRPDRARSGQQLADAMRVRLERVPGVTALFTTPLGMRIDEGLGGTPADIAVRIFGPDSARLATFAEQAREIVERVPGTADVRAERASSLPQIRIEVDRAAAARVGLTPGDVVEAVRIGMVGDVAGELWRGPRRVDVLLRLQDAHRGDLAAIRGLLLDGHDGTRIPLGQVARIEQTLGPAAIRREAGSRRVAVESSVSGRDLASTAAEIRAALFEQLELPTGYFFDVGGRVETQARATRSLALAIAVAIAAVLVLLYIALGSLEETLVILATLPDAFVGGILALWISGETWNVSSLVGLIGLFGIAVQNGLVLVTQTRGLVAEGLPFEAALERASLGRLRPKVMTAATAMLGLLPILVLPLRGTEIERPLAIVMIGGLATSTLFTLLALPTFYALVERLRQRRASAR, encoded by the coding sequence GTGCTCCTCACGCTCGCGGCCGCGGCGATCGGCGCCGCGACCTTCTCCGACCTGCCGCGCGACGTGTTCCCCGATCTGTCGGCGCCGGTCTTCAACATCATCGTGCAGAACGCGTCGATGGGCCCCGAAGAGCTCGAGACGGCGATCGCGATCCCGCTCGAGAACGCGCTCGCCGGGCTGCCCGGCGCGCGGCGCGTGCGCTCGTCGTCGCAGCTCGGGGTCGCGCAGGTCACGGTCGAGCTCGAGCCCGACGCGGACTACTACCTCGGTCGCCAGCTCGTCGCGGAGCGCGTCGCGCAGGTCGCGTCCTCGCTGCCTCCCGGCAGCGAGCCGCCGCTGCTCTCGAGCCTGACCGGGCGGCTCAACGAGGTGATGGAGCTGACGCTCGAAGCGGCGCCTGGCGCCGCGGATCCGATGACGCTCCGGGACCTCGCGGAGCTCGAGATCCGCAACCGTCTGCTCGCGGTGCCGGGCATCGCCGCGGTCGAGCGGCTCGGCGGATATCTGCGCGAGGTGCAGGTGCAGCTCGACCCCGAGCGGATGTCGGCGCGTGGGGTGACGCTCTCCGAGGTTCAGCACGCCGTCGAGACCGCGAGCGCGAACGCGGCCGCGGGCTTCGTGGTGCAGGGCTCGATCGAGTGGAGCGTGCGCGCGGTCGGTCGCGCCGAGCGCCCCGAGGATCTCGCGAGCACGGTCGTCGCGATGCGCGGGGACGTGCCCGTGCTGCTCGGCGACGTCGCGGAGGTCCGTGACGCGCCCGCGATCCGTCGCGGTCTCGCGCATCGCCTCGAGGGCGAGGTCGTCAGCCTGCGCGTCGTGCGTCAGTTCGGCGCGGACACCGCCGAGGTCTCGGAGGGCGTCCACGCGGCGCTCGCGGAGCTGAGGCCGACGCTGCCCGAGGGCGTGTCGCTCGAGGTCGCGTACGACCAGGCCGAGCTCGTGGACGAGGCGCTCTCGGGCGTGGGGCGCGCCGTGCTGATCGGTGCGCTGCTCGTGGTGCTCGTGCTCTTCGTGCTGCTCGGCGACGCGCGCGGCGCGTTCGTCGTGACGCTCACGCTGCCGCTCTCGATCGCGATCGCGGGGCTCGTGCTGCCGTGGCTCGGTGTCGGGCTCAACACGATGACGCTCGGCGGTCTCGCGATCGCGGTCGGCTTGCTCGTCGATGCGTCGATCATCGTCGTCGAGAACGTCATGCATCGCACCGAGGGGCTCGCCCGCGGACCGGAGCTGCGCGCGCGCGCGATCGACGCGGCGGCCGAGGTCGCGCGCCCGATCGCGTTCGCGACGCTGATCGTGGTCGCGGTGTTCCTGCCGCTCTTCGCGATGCAAGGGATCGAAGGACGCATGTACGCGCCGCTCGCGGCGGCGGTGATCGCGTCGCTCGGCGCGTCGCTCGCGCTCGCGCTGACGTTCACGCCCGTCCTCGCGAGCATCGTGCTGCGCCCGAGCGCGAGCGCCGGCAGCGAGGTCGGCGTGGTCCGCGCGCTGCGACGCGCGTACGAGCCGCTCCTCGCGTGGGCGATGCGCCACGCCTGGCTCGTGCGCATCACCGCGCTGCTGGTCACCGTCCCCGCCGTCGTGATCGCGATGCGCATCGGCGGCGACCTCATGCCGCGGCTCGACGAGGGCGCGCTCCTCATCCAGACGGTGCTGCCGACCGAGGCGTCGCTCGAGGAGGTCGATCTCCTCAACCACCGCGTCGAGGACGCGCTGCGCGAGTTCCCCGAGGTCGACGACGTCGTGCGCCGCACCGGCCGCTCGGAGCGCACCGAGGACCCGATGCCGCACACGATCAGCGACGTGCTCGTCGTGCTCCGGCCCGACCGCGCGCGCAGCGGGCAGCAGCTCGCGGACGCGATGCGCGTGCGGCTCGAGCGCGTGCCCGGCGTGACGGCGCTGTTCACGACGCCGCTCGGCATGCGCATCGACGAGGGGCTCGGCGGCACGCCCGCCGACATCGCCGTGCGCATCTTCGGGCCCGACTCGGCGCGGCTCGCGACGTTCGCGGAGCAGGCGCGCGAGATCGTGGAGCGCGTGCCCGGCACCGCCGACGTGCGCGCCGAGCGCGCGAGCTCGCTCCCGCAGATCCGGATCGAGGTCGATCGCGCCGCCGCGGCGCGCGTGGGGCTCACGCCGGGCGACGTCGTCGAGGCGGTGCGCATCGGCATGGTCGGCGACGTCGCGGGCGAGCTGTGGCGCGGTCCGCGGCGCGTCGACGTCCTGCTGCGGCTGCAGGACGCGCATCGCGGAGACCTCGCCGCGATCCGCGGGCTGCTGCTCGACGGGCACGACGGCACGCGCATCCCGCTCGGCCAGGTCGCGCGCATCGAGCAGACGCTCGGGCCCGCCGCGATCCGTCGCGAGGCGGGCAGCCGTCGTGTCGCGGTCGAGTCGAGCGTCTCGGGACGCGACCTCGCGAGCACCGCGGCGGAGATCCGCGCTGCGCTGTTCGAGCAGCTCGAGCTGCCCACCGGCTACTTCTTCGACGTCGGTGGGCGCGTCGAGACCCAGGCGCGCGCGACGCGATCGCTCGCGCTCGCGATCGCCGTCGCGATCGCGGCGGTGCTCGTGCTGCTCTACATCGCGCTCGGCTCGCTCGAGGAGACGCTCGTCATCCTCGCGACGCTGCCCGACGCGTTCGTCGGCGGGATCCTCGCGCTCTGGATCTCCGGCGAGACGTGGAACGTGTCGTCGCTGGTCGGGCTGATCGGGCTCTTCGGGATCGCCGTGCAGAACGGGCTCGTGCTCGTCACCCAGACGCGCGGGCTCGTCGCCGAGGGCTTGCCCTTCGAGGCGGCGCTCGAGCGCGCGAGCCTCGGCCGGCTGCGGCCCAAGGTGATGACCGCGGCGACCGCGATGCTCGGGCTCCTGCCGATCCTGGTGCTCCCGCTGCGCGGCACGGAGATCGAGCGGCCGCTCGCGATCGTGATGATCGGCGGGCTCGCCACGTCGACGCTGTTCACGCTGCTCGCGCTCCCCACGTTCTACGCGCTGGTCGAGCGGCTCCGGCAGCGCCGCGCGAGCGCGCGATGA